The Falco naumanni isolate bFalNau1 chromosome 1, bFalNau1.pat, whole genome shotgun sequence genome window below encodes:
- the LOC121093291 gene encoding dynein light chain 1, cytoplasmic-like has product MSDRKAVIKNADMSEEMQQDAVECATQALEKYNIEKDIAAHIKKEFDKKYNPTWHCIVGRNFGSYVTHETKHFIYFYLGQVAILLFKSG; this is encoded by the exons ATGAGCGATCGGAAGGCGGTGATCAAGAATGCGGACATGTCCGAAGAGATGCAGCAGGACGCCGTGGAGTGTGCTACTCAGGCCTTAGAGAAGTACAACATCGAGAAGGACATTGCGGCTCACATAAAGAAG GAGTTTGACAAGAAATACAATCCCACTTGGCACTGCATCGTGGGAAGGAACTTTGGCAGCTACGTGACACATGAAACCAAGCACTTCATCTACTTCTACCTCGGCCAAGTCGCTATTCTTCTTTTCAAGTCTGGTTAG